In the Candidatus Baltobacteraceae bacterium genome, one interval contains:
- a CDS encoding AMP-binding protein: MSVPTQSLYRWEPSKEQIRDANLTQLLARMDVDSYPALLEAIARDIRPFNQTMVDILDLHWDRTWDELLDLSHGKSFARWFVGAEYNAAGNCLDRWIARGSGEQRAIIWEGEDGTIRTLSYAELRGAVARLGGTMRALGVRKGDTVGIFMPLIPETAIALLAIAYIGAVAVPAFSGYGPQALATRLADANAKILLTVDGVSRRGKPVAMKTVADEALAGAPSVEHVLVYRRANIDVPMQSGRDLDWETAVDSHDPVLTYERTDANDQMMLLYTSGSTGKPKGVVHVHAGFPLKAMIDAWLCTDLRAGDRILWFTDIGWMMGPWLIFSALGIGATAVLYEGTPDYPKPDRLWSVCESHGVTHLGIAPTAIRSLMVHGAEPVRAHDLSRMRILASSGEPWNTEPWKWFAHVVGSDRLPIINYSGGTEIAGGIVGCFPTMPLVPNSFHGPIPGMVADVYDADGKPLRGDVGELVVTEPWPGMTQSFWGGTATERDDVRYLASYWQRFPRTWVHGDWCVIEPDGYWYIRGRSDDTINVAGKRVGPAEFESALVSDARVREAAAIAVPDDIKGDVVVCLVVSKRREDEGETMRSELMGVIERVMGKSLRPKSIVFVDDLPKTRNLKVMRRVARARYLGLDLGDLSALENVAALDAIDARR; the protein is encoded by the coding sequence GTGAGCGTCCCCACGCAGTCCCTCTATCGCTGGGAGCCGAGCAAGGAGCAGATTCGCGACGCGAATCTAACGCAGCTGCTGGCGCGCATGGACGTCGATTCGTATCCCGCGTTGCTCGAAGCGATCGCGCGTGACATTCGTCCGTTCAATCAGACGATGGTCGACATTCTCGATCTGCACTGGGATCGGACGTGGGACGAGCTGCTGGATCTTTCGCATGGAAAGTCATTCGCGCGCTGGTTCGTCGGTGCCGAATACAACGCGGCCGGGAACTGTCTCGATCGCTGGATCGCGCGCGGCAGCGGAGAGCAACGCGCAATCATATGGGAAGGCGAAGACGGCACGATTCGCACGCTCAGCTATGCGGAGCTGCGCGGCGCGGTCGCGCGGCTAGGCGGTACGATGCGCGCGCTCGGCGTACGCAAGGGCGACACGGTCGGCATCTTCATGCCGCTCATCCCTGAAACGGCGATTGCATTGCTAGCAATCGCGTACATCGGAGCAGTTGCGGTTCCGGCATTTTCGGGTTATGGTCCGCAAGCGCTCGCGACGCGTTTGGCAGACGCAAATGCGAAGATTCTCCTGACGGTCGACGGCGTCTCGCGACGGGGCAAGCCCGTAGCCATGAAAACCGTCGCCGATGAGGCGCTCGCCGGCGCGCCGAGCGTCGAGCACGTGCTCGTCTATCGCCGCGCCAACATCGACGTCCCGATGCAGAGCGGCCGCGACTTGGATTGGGAGACGGCCGTCGATTCCCACGATCCCGTTCTCACGTACGAGCGAACGGATGCGAACGATCAAATGATGCTGCTCTACACGAGCGGCAGCACCGGAAAGCCGAAGGGTGTCGTGCACGTACACGCCGGTTTTCCGCTCAAAGCGATGATCGACGCCTGGTTGTGCACAGACTTGCGCGCAGGCGATCGGATTCTGTGGTTTACCGACATCGGCTGGATGATGGGGCCGTGGTTGATCTTCTCTGCGCTCGGCATCGGAGCGACCGCCGTACTGTATGAAGGGACGCCCGACTATCCGAAACCGGATCGGTTGTGGAGCGTCTGCGAATCACATGGCGTGACGCATTTGGGGATTGCGCCGACCGCGATCCGCTCGCTGATGGTGCACGGTGCGGAACCGGTGCGCGCGCACGATCTTTCGCGCATGCGCATCCTGGCAAGTTCCGGTGAGCCGTGGAATACCGAACCGTGGAAATGGTTCGCCCACGTCGTCGGCAGCGATCGTCTTCCAATCATCAACTATTCGGGTGGAACGGAAATAGCTGGCGGAATCGTCGGTTGTTTTCCAACGATGCCGCTCGTCCCTAACTCATTTCATGGACCGATTCCCGGCATGGTAGCGGATGTCTATGACGCGGACGGTAAACCCCTGCGCGGCGACGTCGGGGAATTGGTGGTTACGGAACCTTGGCCTGGCATGACGCAATCGTTTTGGGGCGGCACCGCGACTGAGCGCGACGACGTACGTTACCTCGCATCGTATTGGCAGCGTTTTCCGCGTACGTGGGTGCACGGTGATTGGTGCGTCATTGAACCGGACGGCTATTGGTATATTCGCGGGCGCAGCGACGATACGATCAATGTAGCGGGAAAGCGAGTCGGCCCCGCGGAGTTCGAAAGTGCTCTCGTCTCCGATGCGCGCGTGCGCGAAGCTGCCGCGATTGCTGTCCCCGACGACATCAAGGGCGATGTCGTCGTTTGCCTCGTGGTTTCGAAACGCCGTGAAGATGAAGGCGAGACCATGCGCTCGGAACTGATGGGCGTGATCGAGCGCGTGATGGGAAAATCGTTGCGGCCCAAGTCGATTGTGTTTGTCGACGATCTTCCGAAAACACGCAATCTCAAGGTGATGCGCCGCGTCGCGCGGGCTCGGTACCTTGGACTCGATTTGGGCGACCTCTCCGCTTTGGAAAACGTCGCCGCCCTGGACGCGATTGACGCCAGGCGCTGA
- a CDS encoding MEDS domain-containing protein produces the protein MVDTPFAEIEHQHAVQFYDSDERALISNVVRYLADGYRKGGSLCVIAMARHRVAFIAGLEALGIDAQRAIDDGQFVCLDAEEMLSSFMVHGYPDALLFGETCGAVVRACMDRAKGRGVRAYGEMVDLLWRAGKSPAAVRLEQLWDELHAKSDGFTLFCSYQIYVFGHEFHWGAVDGVLCAHSTVIPSGNDDRLHQSISNAMARVLGVDRTAEILPEVLCGAPRKWAAVPRGETMILQLRKALPDQAGDVLALARNYYLEQVG, from the coding sequence GTGGTTGACACTCCTTTCGCCGAAATCGAGCATCAACACGCCGTCCAGTTTTATGACTCGGACGAACGCGCGTTGATTTCGAACGTCGTCCGGTACCTCGCCGACGGCTACCGTAAGGGCGGCAGCCTTTGTGTTATCGCAATGGCGCGGCACCGTGTAGCCTTCATCGCGGGCTTGGAAGCGCTCGGCATCGATGCTCAGCGAGCGATCGATGACGGCCAATTCGTTTGCCTCGATGCAGAAGAAATGCTAAGTAGCTTCATGGTGCACGGCTATCCGGATGCATTGTTGTTTGGGGAAACGTGCGGTGCCGTAGTACGTGCCTGCATGGACCGAGCCAAAGGCCGCGGTGTGCGTGCATACGGCGAGATGGTCGATCTTTTATGGCGCGCGGGCAAATCGCCGGCTGCCGTGCGTCTCGAACAGCTTTGGGACGAGTTGCACGCGAAGTCCGACGGCTTCACGCTTTTTTGCAGCTATCAAATCTATGTGTTCGGTCACGAATTCCACTGGGGAGCAGTCGACGGCGTGCTCTGCGCGCATTCGACCGTTATCCCGTCGGGGAACGACGACCGGCTGCACCAGTCGATATCAAACGCCATGGCGCGCGTGCTTGGCGTCGATCGAACCGCGGAAATTTTGCCCGAAGTCCTGTGCGGGGCGCCGCGCAAATGGGCGGCGGTGCCGCGCGGCGAGACCATGATCCTTCAGCTGCGCAAAGCGCTCCCCGACCAGGCCGGTGATGTCCTCGCGTTGGCCCGGAACTACTATCTCGAACAAGTAGGTTAG
- a CDS encoding YceI family protein: MALLAAPSYAAAATSDRTVDTAASKVGFSISHVFVEHVNGTVPIASGTAGFSAEDSPIPSSVTVTLDATKVSTGDPDQTGCIQGPDYFDVKKFPVWTFASTKITPHGATSFGIDGTLTMHGVGQPEHFDATIQNAGGHQTYHVVGQIDRHVFGMKGSRLDPAIGRIADITMDVVLK, translated from the coding sequence GTGGCGCTTCTCGCAGCGCCGTCGTACGCCGCAGCGGCAACTTCGGATCGCACGGTCGACACGGCCGCATCCAAAGTCGGCTTCAGCATCTCGCACGTGTTCGTCGAGCACGTTAACGGAACGGTCCCGATCGCGAGCGGTACGGCCGGCTTTAGCGCGGAGGACTCGCCGATTCCGAGCAGCGTTACCGTGACGCTCGACGCAACGAAAGTCTCGACGGGCGATCCCGATCAAACCGGCTGCATTCAAGGCCCCGACTATTTCGATGTCAAGAAATTTCCGGTGTGGACTTTTGCGAGCACGAAGATCACGCCGCACGGCGCTACATCCTTCGGAATCGACGGCACGCTGACGATGCACGGCGTCGGGCAGCCCGAGCATTTTGACGCGACGATTCAGAACGCGGGCGGTCACCAAACATATCATGTCGTCGGTCAGATCGACCGGCATGTTTTCGGAATGAAGGGCTCGCGGCTCGATCCGGCAATCGGCCGCATCGCGGATATTACGATGGACGTGGTGCTGAAATGA
- a CDS encoding multicopper oxidase family protein: MRRFTLVIAAIFALVSCGGGGGSATHSPGGGSSLPSNPTNLPSIPEVDSVNGVAALTLTAQYDSNSRPAFFYNGAEVAPTIRVHPGDTIQLTYVNNLPEFCGVGIVSNSNLHFHGLTTSPNQPGDEVILTNAAPGSSYTYSVKIDTDQPPGMYWYHPHPHGLTNWEIGNGMGGAIVIEGIADEIPSLAGLRERVIVLRDVFHDPAVSVALGDDVARRKSRIMAYRHTLDDEGGGGPGSTSLCQPEGDKTPTINGVQTASIGIQPGEKQLWRVLNASGVRHFDLYIPGVQLQLVAQDGVPLQDYTGAGSTQSLTVNDIVIPPAGRAEFIVTGPSAAAPLISKCYDAGPIGDPNPQVTLGQLYNDYGATSAVRVAKPMGLRMRQAYRVAPPAPSAFRTVHLQENSTAFYINGQAYDPAASPMYTVHIGTTEQWTIENDTDEVHAFHTHQVHFVVLSSNGIPNPTARWLDTVDVPAQSHGGSGAAVPTTVTLLVDFRDAVIAGTFLFHCHITDHEDGGMMAKITAQ, encoded by the coding sequence ATGAGGCGCTTCACCCTGGTCATCGCGGCAATCTTTGCGCTCGTCTCGTGCGGAGGCGGCGGAGGAAGCGCTACGCACTCACCCGGCGGCGGTTCCTCGCTTCCGTCGAATCCAACGAACCTGCCGAGCATTCCGGAAGTGGACAGCGTCAACGGCGTCGCGGCCCTCACATTGACGGCACAGTACGATTCGAACAGCCGTCCGGCGTTCTTTTACAACGGTGCCGAAGTCGCGCCGACGATCCGCGTCCATCCCGGCGACACGATTCAATTGACGTACGTGAACAATTTGCCCGAGTTTTGCGGCGTCGGGATCGTCTCGAACTCGAATCTGCATTTTCACGGGCTGACGACGTCACCAAATCAACCCGGCGACGAAGTCATTCTCACCAATGCCGCGCCGGGTTCGTCGTACACGTACAGCGTGAAGATCGACACGGATCAACCGCCCGGCATGTATTGGTATCATCCGCATCCGCATGGCCTCACGAACTGGGAGATTGGGAACGGGATGGGCGGGGCTATCGTCATCGAGGGAATTGCGGATGAGATTCCGAGCCTCGCCGGTTTGCGCGAGCGAGTGATCGTGCTGCGCGATGTATTTCACGATCCAGCGGTCTCTGTAGCGCTCGGCGACGACGTCGCGCGCCGGAAGTCACGAATAATGGCTTATCGCCATACGCTCGACGATGAAGGGGGCGGTGGTCCCGGCAGCACGTCCTTGTGTCAACCCGAAGGCGACAAAACGCCGACGATCAACGGCGTCCAGACCGCATCGATCGGCATTCAACCGGGAGAGAAACAACTGTGGCGCGTGCTGAATGCGTCGGGCGTGCGTCATTTCGATCTTTACATACCGGGCGTGCAATTGCAGCTCGTTGCCCAAGACGGCGTCCCACTGCAAGACTATACGGGCGCGGGTAGCACGCAGTCGCTCACGGTTAACGACATCGTCATCCCACCTGCCGGACGCGCGGAATTCATCGTGACAGGCCCGTCGGCTGCGGCGCCGCTGATCTCGAAATGCTACGACGCGGGACCCATCGGCGATCCCAATCCGCAAGTGACGCTCGGACAGCTCTACAACGACTACGGAGCAACCTCGGCCGTGCGTGTCGCGAAGCCGATGGGATTGCGGATGCGTCAAGCTTACCGCGTCGCGCCGCCGGCGCCGTCGGCATTCCGGACCGTTCACTTGCAAGAGAACTCGACGGCATTTTACATCAACGGCCAGGCGTACGATCCGGCCGCGTCGCCGATGTACACGGTCCACATCGGGACGACGGAGCAGTGGACGATCGAAAATGATACGGATGAAGTTCATGCGTTCCACACGCATCAAGTCCATTTCGTCGTTCTTTCGAGTAACGGCATTCCGAATCCGACGGCGCGTTGGCTCGACACCGTCGACGTGCCGGCCCAGTCGCACGGAGGGTCGGGCGCGGCGGTTCCGACGACTGTTACCTTACTGGTCGACTTTCGCGATGCGGTCATCGCAGGCACGTTTCTGTTCCATTGTCACATCACCGATCACGAAGACGGCGGCATGATGGCGAAGATTACCGCGCAGTAA
- a CDS encoding ABC transporter ATP-binding protein yields MDLRRIARFFAPYWREEAFILVSIFVVALLGLLPPLITKWLIDDAIPQHSLRLVLVYVGAMIVSAILAGIVGVVQGYLNSYVGEGIMRDIRTSLVSHLHRMPISFFTNTKTGEIMNRVSNDVDNIDNIVTGTLVSIITNIATMATTLVTIFILDWRLALISVAVIPLMIFPLSPVGRRMYIVRKRTREKRDAIESITQETLSISGITLIKSFVREQFERSRFFRVANELMTLEIDLAMIGRWFIMLIGAMVVIGPATVWLGGSWFAIQGTLTVGTIVAFVAYLSRLYGPASTLAGVQVQVVSAAAVFERIFEYLDMPTEEANCAGTQLLENVRGAIDFENVSFAYGDRTALRDVSFHIEPGQTAALVGPSGAGKTTITQLVPRFYIPQSGRVSIDGHDICDLDLTSLRNAIGIVTQETYLFHDTIATNLRYGRMDASDEDLIAAAKDANIHDFIASLPDGYNTIVGERGHKLSGGERQRLALARVLLKDPRILILDEATSSLDSHNESMIQSALERVMLNRTSLVIAHRLSTIISADIIFVVEGGRIVESGTHAVLLARGGAYARLYLEQFRDESREVTAR; encoded by the coding sequence GTGGATCTGCGGCGCATCGCACGCTTCTTCGCACCCTATTGGCGTGAAGAAGCCTTCATTTTAGTCTCTATCTTCGTCGTCGCGTTGCTCGGACTTCTACCGCCGCTCATCACAAAGTGGCTCATCGACGACGCGATTCCGCAACACTCGCTGCGGCTGGTTCTCGTCTATGTCGGCGCCATGATCGTCAGCGCGATCCTCGCAGGGATCGTCGGCGTCGTGCAAGGCTACCTGAACTCGTACGTGGGCGAGGGGATCATGCGCGACATCCGCACCAGCCTCGTCTCGCACCTGCACCGAATGCCGATCTCGTTCTTCACGAATACGAAGACCGGCGAGATCATGAACCGCGTTTCCAACGACGTCGACAACATCGACAACATCGTCACCGGGACGCTTGTTTCGATTATTACGAACATCGCGACGATGGCGACGACGCTCGTGACGATCTTTATCCTCGATTGGCGTCTCGCGCTCATTTCGGTCGCCGTCATCCCCCTGATGATCTTTCCGCTCTCGCCGGTCGGGCGGAGAATGTACATCGTCCGCAAGCGCACGCGCGAAAAGCGCGACGCGATCGAAAGCATTACGCAAGAAACGCTTTCGATCTCGGGGATCACGCTGATCAAGTCGTTCGTCCGCGAACAGTTCGAGCGCAGCCGCTTCTTCCGTGTTGCAAATGAGCTCATGACCCTCGAGATCGATCTCGCGATGATCGGACGCTGGTTCATCATGTTGATCGGCGCAATGGTCGTCATCGGCCCGGCCACGGTGTGGTTGGGGGGCTCCTGGTTTGCTATCCAAGGTACGCTAACCGTCGGCACGATCGTCGCCTTCGTCGCGTATCTCAGCCGGCTGTACGGCCCCGCGTCAACCCTGGCTGGGGTGCAAGTGCAAGTCGTGAGCGCGGCGGCAGTCTTCGAACGCATTTTCGAATATCTTGACATGCCGACCGAAGAGGCAAACTGCGCCGGGACGCAGCTGCTCGAGAATGTTCGCGGAGCGATCGACTTCGAGAACGTCTCGTTCGCTTACGGCGATCGTACGGCGCTGCGCGACGTCAGTTTTCACATCGAGCCGGGACAAACCGCGGCGCTCGTCGGGCCGTCCGGTGCAGGCAAGACGACGATTACGCAGCTCGTGCCGCGTTTCTACATTCCGCAGTCGGGTCGCGTCTCGATCGATGGACACGATATCTGCGACCTCGATCTCACATCTCTACGCAACGCGATCGGAATCGTCACCCAGGAGACATATCTCTTCCACGACACGATTGCCACTAATCTCCGTTACGGCCGAATGGACGCGAGCGACGAAGACCTCATCGCGGCTGCCAAAGACGCGAATATTCACGATTTCATCGCGAGCCTTCCGGACGGATACAACACGATCGTCGGCGAGCGCGGCCACAAACTTTCCGGCGGCGAGCGTCAACGGCTCGCCCTGGCGCGGGTCTTGCTCAAAGATCCACGCATCTTGATCCTCGACGAAGCGACCAGCTCGCTCGACTCGCACAACGAATCGATGATTCAATCGGCGCTCGAGCGCGTGATGCTCAACCGTACGAGCCTCGTCATCGCGCACCGTCTCTCGACGATCATCTCGGCGGACATCATCTTCGTCGTCGAAGGCGGACGAATCGTCGAAAGCGGGACGCATGCCGTATTGCTCGCGAGGGGCGGCGCGTATGCGCGCCTTTACCTCGAGCAATTCCGCGACGAGTCGCGCGAGGTTACTGCGCGGTAA
- a CDS encoding anti-sigma factor — MLALAAAVVLGLFSWNAERRLNDLQIAGAQQYHVRDGDVFKNRERVYLVMRTLPALAAGHVYQAWTLAPGAKNVTPSVTFVPDNRGFVVVSLPESSANISAVAISVEPSGGSQAPTTKPLFVQPLT, encoded by the coding sequence GTGCTCGCACTTGCGGCGGCCGTCGTACTCGGATTGTTTTCCTGGAACGCCGAACGCCGCTTGAACGATCTGCAAATTGCCGGAGCGCAGCAATATCACGTCCGCGACGGTGATGTTTTCAAGAACCGCGAGCGCGTTTATCTCGTAATGCGAACGCTGCCGGCACTTGCGGCCGGACACGTCTATCAAGCCTGGACGCTTGCGCCCGGCGCCAAGAACGTTACCCCCAGCGTCACGTTCGTTCCCGACAACCGCGGATTCGTCGTTGTTTCGCTTCCGGAATCTTCCGCGAACATCAGCGCGGTCGCGATCAGCGTCGAGCCTTCCGGCGGCAGTCAAGCGCCGACCACGAAGCCGCTCTTCGTTCAGCCGCTGACGTAA
- a CDS encoding HAMP domain-containing sensor histidine kinase: MSSPQTRALGEAALGRAMERVVWILASIAIPLLALVAMAAALVARHSIAPLEAAAERERDFAADIAHELRTPLATIASVAQQAAVDARDAERAAFETIAAAALDGSRLVGDLALLARAGGPEKLERETIDVSDTVTRVTREYAGRKGSPRIDLESASVFAEADERRVAQVVRNLLDNAIRHARSTIRVGVHPDGDFAAIVVDDDGPGVPGEIRSRVFDRLVRAGDGAGSGLGLAICRWVAEAHGGDISLESSARFIVRIPRLQHEGLDS; encoded by the coding sequence TTGAGTTCGCCGCAAACTCGCGCTCTCGGCGAAGCCGCTCTCGGGCGCGCGATGGAGCGCGTCGTGTGGATACTCGCATCCATTGCGATTCCGCTCTTGGCCTTGGTTGCGATGGCCGCCGCGCTCGTCGCGCGCCATTCAATCGCTCCCCTCGAGGCCGCGGCCGAGCGAGAGCGCGACTTCGCTGCCGACATCGCGCACGAATTGCGGACGCCGCTCGCTACGATAGCGAGCGTAGCGCAGCAAGCTGCGGTCGACGCGCGCGATGCGGAACGTGCGGCATTCGAAACGATTGCTGCTGCCGCACTCGACGGATCCAGACTCGTCGGCGATCTCGCACTGCTGGCGCGCGCCGGCGGCCCGGAAAAGCTCGAACGCGAGACGATCGACGTCAGCGATACCGTCACGCGCGTCACCCGTGAGTATGCCGGTCGAAAAGGATCGCCGCGGATCGACCTCGAGTCGGCCTCCGTCTTCGCCGAAGCCGACGAGCGCCGCGTCGCGCAAGTCGTTCGCAATCTCCTCGACAACGCGATCCGGCACGCACGTTCCACCATCCGCGTCGGCGTGCACCCGGACGGCGACTTCGCCGCCATCGTCGTCGACGACGACGGTCCCGGCGTTCCGGGCGAAATACGAAGCCGCGTATTCGATCGATTGGTTCGTGCCGGCGACGGCGCCGGAAGCGGACTCGGCCTTGCCATTTGCCGCTGGGTCGCAGAGGCTCACGGCGGTGACATCAGCCTCGAAAGCTCCGCGCGTTTCATCGTTCGGATTCCGCGATTGCAACATGAGGGACTCGATTCCTAA
- a CDS encoding response regulator transcription factor — translation MRILLVEDNEEIADAVKRMLERERYAISHVADGESALAQLIDGEFDLAVLDLVIPKGDGFSVCSKAREAGVSTPVLMLTARDAVEDRVRGLDCGADDYLVKPFVAQELLARIRALLRRAERPPQSVIAAGDLHVDLTARRAFVSESEIVLGTTEFRLLEYLARNAGLTLSRQQILDRVWGDEFAGSSNIVDVYVGQLRRKLRSAGASDMIATVWGVGYRLVT, via the coding sequence ATGCGCATTCTGCTCGTCGAAGACAACGAAGAGATTGCCGATGCGGTCAAGCGCATGCTGGAGCGCGAGCGGTACGCGATCTCGCACGTTGCCGACGGCGAATCCGCGCTCGCGCAACTGATCGACGGCGAATTCGATCTGGCCGTCTTGGATCTGGTGATCCCCAAAGGCGATGGTTTTTCCGTCTGCTCCAAAGCACGCGAAGCCGGCGTTTCGACGCCGGTTCTGATGCTGACGGCCCGTGACGCCGTCGAAGACCGCGTGCGCGGTCTCGATTGCGGCGCAGACGACTATTTGGTTAAGCCGTTCGTCGCACAAGAGCTGCTCGCACGCATTCGCGCGCTGCTGCGGCGCGCCGAACGTCCGCCGCAGAGCGTGATCGCCGCCGGCGATCTGCACGTCGATCTTACGGCGCGCCGGGCGTTCGTGAGCGAATCGGAGATTGTGCTCGGGACGACGGAGTTTCGTTTGCTGGAATATCTCGCGCGGAATGCCGGTCTGACGCTTTCGCGTCAGCAGATTTTGGACCGCGTGTGGGGCGATGAATTTGCCGGTTCGAGCAACATTGTCGACGTCTACGTCGGCCAGCTTCGCCGCAAGTTGCGTAGCGCCGGAGCCTCGGATATGATCGCGACTGTGTGGGGAGTCGGGTATAGACTGGTCACCTAA
- a CDS encoding tetratricopeptide repeat protein, whose product MSVRALALALCIVAGFPQAATAQSYGAPTPTSTDRATLRNLAIAREIRERFARGMAALDRSDYATATTEFEAALKRNPAEPQNSTAHYNLALALAGERDYDRAASELQAAIARDPGFLAAYANLITVDLDRNDTTGARAAADRFVALAPTSARALYSQGLVALRAGDTATARADFNKLIERNPAYAPAHYDLALVALQSGHLDVAERELQAALTSTPEYPRARFALGIVLLREGRRAEARMAFEAVMRNASDPSLRNMALSIHDTIAQ is encoded by the coding sequence ATGAGCGTGCGCGCCTTGGCGCTCGCGCTCTGCATTGTCGCCGGCTTTCCGCAGGCCGCGACCGCACAGAGTTATGGAGCGCCGACACCAACCTCGACCGATCGCGCGACACTGCGCAATCTCGCGATTGCGCGAGAGATCCGCGAGCGCTTCGCACGCGGAATGGCGGCTCTCGACCGGTCCGACTACGCGACGGCCACAACCGAATTCGAAGCCGCGCTGAAGCGTAATCCCGCCGAGCCGCAAAACTCAACCGCACACTATAACCTGGCGCTCGCACTTGCGGGCGAACGCGACTACGATCGCGCCGCGAGCGAGCTGCAAGCGGCGATTGCGCGCGACCCCGGATTTCTGGCCGCATATGCCAACTTGATCACGGTCGATCTCGACCGGAACGATACAACGGGTGCTCGCGCGGCCGCGGACCGCTTCGTTGCGCTCGCACCGACCTCCGCGCGCGCCCTCTATTCGCAAGGGCTCGTCGCGTTGCGGGCAGGCGACACGGCAACCGCACGTGCGGACTTCAATAAGCTGATTGAACGGAACCCGGCTTACGCTCCGGCCCATTACGATCTCGCGCTCGTCGCACTGCAATCCGGGCACCTGGACGTTGCGGAACGCGAGCTGCAGGCTGCACTGACATCGACTCCCGAGTATCCGCGCGCGCGCTTTGCGCTTGGAATCGTGCTCCTGCGCGAAGGACGGCGCGCGGAGGCGCGAATGGCCTTCGAAGCGGTCATGCGTAATGCATCGGACCCGAGCTTGCGAAACATGGCGCTCTCGATCCACGACACGATTGCGCAATAA